Proteins from a single region of Nakamurella deserti:
- a CDS encoding PPK2 family polyphosphate kinase: protein MAKSDKGSKKSQAKAAVVTSAKAAGTKAAGKKAGGAKSFVLDPEGPPEVRPAELLRLPDGPITLAQLSTERLPGVPKDKADALARMEAMAPRLAELQERLFAASTAGDRRRVLLVLQGMDTAGKDGVIKHAMGLLDPAGVELSSFKRPTAEELEHDFLWRIERKVPAPGIIGVFNRSHYEDVLIARVHDLVPREVWTKRYAAINAFERRLARSGVTIVKCFLHVSFEVQAERLAARLDDPTKFWKFNPADVDERAYWEAYQEAYRVALTRCSTTAAPWYVIPSDHKWYRNWAVAALLLETLEKLDPQYPAATYDVDEQKARLAAQLAP from the coding sequence ATGGCAAAGTCAGACAAGGGCTCCAAGAAGTCGCAGGCCAAGGCCGCCGTCGTCACCTCGGCGAAGGCGGCCGGCACGAAGGCCGCCGGCAAGAAGGCGGGCGGAGCGAAGTCCTTCGTCCTGGACCCCGAGGGCCCGCCCGAGGTGCGTCCGGCGGAGCTGCTGCGGCTGCCCGACGGCCCCATCACGCTGGCCCAGCTGAGCACCGAGCGGCTGCCGGGCGTCCCGAAGGACAAGGCCGACGCCCTGGCCCGCATGGAGGCTATGGCGCCCCGGCTGGCGGAGCTGCAGGAGCGGCTGTTCGCCGCGTCCACCGCCGGTGACCGCCGGCGGGTGCTGTTGGTGCTGCAGGGCATGGACACCGCCGGCAAGGACGGCGTGATCAAGCACGCGATGGGGTTGCTCGACCCGGCCGGGGTGGAGCTGTCGTCGTTCAAGAGGCCCACGGCCGAGGAGCTCGAGCACGACTTCCTGTGGCGCATCGAGCGGAAGGTGCCCGCCCCCGGGATCATCGGCGTCTTCAACCGCTCGCACTACGAGGACGTGCTCATCGCCCGGGTGCACGATCTCGTGCCGCGGGAGGTCTGGACGAAGCGGTACGCCGCGATCAACGCGTTCGAGCGCCGGCTGGCCCGGTCGGGCGTGACGATCGTCAAGTGCTTCCTGCACGTCTCGTTCGAGGTGCAGGCCGAGCGGTTGGCCGCCCGGCTGGACGACCCGACGAAGTTCTGGAAGTTCAACCCGGCCGACGTCGACGAGCGGGCCTACTGGGAGGCCTACCAGGAGGCCTACCGGGTCGCGCTGACCCGGTGCTCGACCACCGCGGCGCCCTGGTACGTCATCCCCTCGGACCACAAGTGGTACCGGAACTGGGCGGTGGCGGCGCTGCTGCTGGAGACCCTGGAGAAGCTGGATCCCCAGTACCCGGCGGCGACCTACGACGTCGACGAGCAGAAGGCGCGGCTCGCCGCCCAGCTGGCCCCGTGA
- the cofC gene encoding 2-phospho-L-lactate guanylyltransferase, translating to MTYAVLIPLKATTRGKSRLGLPDGPRAALARAMALDTVAAVRGAAGVSLVLVLTEDVPDADALAGCGVEVVLTDVRGLNETIAEGARLLTARGWTGPVAVLPGDLPFLTAADLAAALATAAGGPGVVADADGTGTTLLAAASSGELRPQFGVGSYRRHRDAGAVGLTVPAASTLHRDVDVLSDLREPGSPAVPGRHTRAVLDGLRGSVDRGSSQVTVLP from the coding sequence GTGACCTACGCCGTCCTCATCCCGCTCAAGGCGACGACGCGGGGCAAGTCCCGCCTCGGTCTGCCGGACGGTCCCCGCGCCGCGCTGGCCCGGGCGATGGCCCTGGACACCGTCGCCGCGGTGCGCGGCGCCGCCGGGGTGTCGCTGGTGCTGGTGCTCACCGAGGACGTCCCGGACGCGGACGCGCTGGCCGGTTGTGGCGTCGAGGTGGTGCTCACCGACGTGCGGGGGCTGAACGAGACCATCGCCGAGGGCGCCCGGCTACTGACCGCCCGCGGCTGGACCGGCCCGGTGGCGGTGCTGCCCGGTGACCTGCCGTTCCTGACCGCCGCCGATCTCGCGGCTGCGTTGGCGACGGCCGCCGGTGGGCCGGGGGTCGTCGCCGACGCCGACGGCACGGGCACCACGTTGCTCGCGGCGGCGTCATCGGGGGAGCTGCGCCCGCAGTTCGGCGTGGGCTCCTACCGTCGGCACCGCGACGCGGGTGCGGTGGGTCTCACGGTGCCGGCGGCCAGCACGCTGCACCGCGACGTCGACGTGCTGTCCGACCTGCGGGAACCGGGGTCCCCGGCGGTGCCGGGCCGCCACACCCGCGCGGTGCTCGACGGCCTGCGCGGCTCGGTGGACCGGGGATCGTCGCAGGTCACGGTGTTACCGTAA
- a CDS encoding transcriptional regulator, giving the protein MSRFLRPGWVVGHVLVLVAALVCFRLAWWQLDRSEEADGTIQNFGYALLWPAFGIAFVYMWIKFMRLEAERSAQEEQEHRESLELMFAEAESFTAEAAGVGSVTGQERPGDGSGETGAGTMEASAPGGQDSGSPAGVVDDEDDDPELAAYNRALAALAEKDRRAR; this is encoded by the coding sequence GTGTCCCGTTTCCTTCGCCCCGGTTGGGTGGTCGGCCACGTCCTCGTGCTGGTCGCGGCGCTGGTGTGTTTCCGGTTGGCCTGGTGGCAGCTGGACCGCAGCGAGGAGGCCGACGGCACCATCCAGAACTTCGGCTACGCCCTGCTGTGGCCCGCCTTCGGTATCGCCTTCGTCTACATGTGGATCAAGTTCATGCGTCTGGAGGCGGAGCGCAGCGCTCAGGAGGAGCAAGAGCACCGGGAGTCGCTCGAGCTGATGTTCGCCGAGGCCGAGTCGTTCACCGCCGAGGCCGCGGGTGTCGGATCCGTCACGGGCCAGGAACGGCCCGGGGACGGCTCCGGCGAGACCGGCGCTGGCACGATGGAGGCGTCCGCCCCGGGTGGCCAGGACAGCGGATCACCGGCCGGCGTCGTGGACGACGAGGACGACGATCCCGAGTTGGCTGCCTACAACCGCGCACTCGCTGCGCTCGCCGAGAAGGATCGTCGTGCCCGATAA
- a CDS encoding DUF3817 domain-containing protein, translated as MPDNAVAVPPKVLAALGRFRIAAMIVGIALLVLVVAMVLRYGFDQRWAVATWGPIHGLLYFGYFLIVLDLSFKARWTPVGTLLVILAGVVPVASFYAEKTVRRKVLAGERV; from the coding sequence GTGCCCGATAACGCCGTAGCCGTCCCGCCCAAGGTGCTCGCGGCGTTGGGACGGTTCCGCATCGCGGCGATGATCGTCGGTATCGCGCTGCTCGTGCTGGTGGTGGCCATGGTGCTGCGGTACGGCTTCGACCAGCGCTGGGCCGTCGCGACCTGGGGACCCATCCACGGGTTGCTGTACTTCGGCTACTTCCTCATCGTGTTGGACCTGAGTTTCAAGGCCCGGTGGACGCCCGTCGGCACGCTGCTGGTCATCCTGGCCGGCGTCGTGCCGGTCGCGTCGTTCTACGCGGAGAAGACCGTCCGCCGCAAGGTGCTGGCCGGCGAACGGGTCTGA
- a CDS encoding MarR family winged helix-turn-helix transcriptional regulator: MSETRQALTADIGRAVQRYQRSVQAFDDAVGRRLGLGPADLRCLDWLTDGPMSAGRLSAATGLKPAATTALLDRLEGRGLVERFRDDRDRRVVLVRMTPKAAEQIAAMYQPMVQEGQTLFEGLTDHDLAVMRDYLDVCTALTDRHRTRVTGA, encoded by the coding sequence ATGTCCGAGACCCGTCAAGCCCTCACCGCCGACATCGGCCGCGCGGTGCAGCGCTACCAGCGCAGCGTCCAGGCGTTCGACGACGCCGTCGGACGGCGGCTCGGGCTCGGCCCGGCCGACCTGCGCTGCCTGGACTGGCTCACCGACGGTCCGATGAGCGCGGGCCGGCTGTCCGCGGCCACCGGCCTGAAGCCGGCGGCGACCACGGCCCTGCTCGACCGACTGGAGGGCCGGGGTCTGGTCGAGCGGTTCCGTGACGATCGCGACCGCCGGGTGGTGCTCGTCCGGATGACCCCGAAGGCAGCCGAGCAGATCGCGGCGATGTACCAGCCGATGGTCCAGGAGGGGCAGACCCTGTTCGAAGGGCTGACCGATCACGATCTCGCCGTGATGCGCGACTATCTCGACGTCTGCACCGCACTGACCGACCGGCACCGCACCCGGGTCACCGGCGCCTGA
- a CDS encoding FAD-dependent monooxygenase — MAGPAVSLALARAGVESVLVERRPSAPDAGSYLTVAPNGLSAMDALGVLNAVAAVGFPSRDNVMYGADGRLLGRLSLGPPVRDGLVALTLKRSQLAARLTEEARARGVDVRHGSAVAAVSDTGDDVQVVLADGTTLTGDLVIGADGVRSVVRRAIDPAAPDARYVGLTNFGGITDDAHGLEPEAWHFVFGRKAFFGAHPTPDGRAVWFVNVPEPPISPSSGTR, encoded by the coding sequence GTGGCCGGACCGGCGGTGTCGCTCGCGCTGGCCCGGGCGGGCGTGGAGTCCGTGCTCGTCGAGCGCCGTCCGTCGGCGCCGGACGCCGGCTCATACCTGACCGTCGCGCCCAACGGGCTGAGCGCGATGGACGCGCTGGGGGTGCTGAACGCGGTCGCCGCTGTGGGCTTCCCGTCCCGTGACAACGTGATGTACGGCGCGGACGGGCGACTCCTCGGGCGGCTGAGCCTGGGGCCGCCGGTGCGGGACGGTCTAGTCGCGCTCACGCTGAAGCGCTCGCAGCTCGCCGCTCGGCTCACCGAGGAGGCTCGGGCGCGCGGTGTCGACGTCCGGCACGGGAGTGCGGTCGCGGCCGTGTCGGACACCGGGGACGACGTGCAGGTGGTGCTCGCCGACGGCACCACGCTCACCGGTGACCTGGTCATCGGCGCTGACGGGGTGCGGTCGGTGGTGCGGCGCGCGATCGACCCCGCCGCTCCGGACGCCCGCTACGTCGGGCTGACGAACTTCGGCGGCATCACCGACGATGCCCACGGTCTCGAGCCCGAGGCCTGGCACTTCGTGTTCGGCCGGAAGGCGTTCTTCGGCGCCCATCCGACACCCGACGGTCGGGCGGTGTGGTTCGTCAACGTGCCGGAGCCGCCGATCAGCCCGAGCAGCGGGACTCGATGA
- a CDS encoding FAD-dependent monooxygenase: MSVDAWRDRLAALTADDAGPAVDLIRRGALELIGDNTHDLPHVPVRSRGRLVLVGDAVHAPAPSSGQGASMALEDAVVLGQALRDNASVPAAFAAYEHARRRRVERIVKVGARSSSSKIPGPIGRRFAEAGMRFAFHHIVTDARTAWMNGHRLEWDAPVAV, from the coding sequence ATGAGCGTCGACGCCTGGCGTGACCGGTTGGCGGCGCTGACGGCCGACGACGCCGGCCCGGCCGTCGACCTGATCCGCCGCGGCGCGCTGGAGCTGATCGGCGACAACACCCACGACCTGCCGCACGTGCCGGTGCGGAGTCGCGGCCGACTGGTGCTCGTCGGTGACGCGGTCCACGCGCCGGCGCCGAGCTCGGGGCAGGGGGCGTCGATGGCGCTGGAGGACGCGGTGGTGCTGGGGCAGGCGCTGCGCGACAACGCGTCGGTACCTGCGGCCTTCGCGGCGTACGAGCACGCGCGACGGCGGCGGGTGGAGCGCATCGTCAAGGTCGGTGCCCGGAGCAGCAGCAGCAAGATCCCGGGACCGATCGGCCGCCGGTTCGCCGAGGCCGGGATGCGCTTCGCGTTCCACCACATCGTCACCGACGCCCGCACGGCGTGGATGAACGGACACCGGCTGGAGTGGGACGCACCGGTGGCGGTCTGA
- the htpG gene encoding molecular chaperone HtpG: MSTETIEFQAEARQLLQLMIHSIYSSKDVFLRELISNASDALDKLRMAAYQDKDLEADVSDLHIELQIDTDARTLSIRDNGIGMSRDEVVDLIGTIAKSGTGELLAKLRQARESGTAGDQATEDLIGQFGVGFYSSFMVADRVTMVTRKAGTSGGVQWESAGEGSYTIGEVEGAPQGTAVTLHLKAEDAEDALHDYANESTVRTIVKRYSDFITWPILLVNGEEPAPAEGEEPAELQPINSRKALWARSQSDVSEEEYAEFYRHVSHDWQEPLETIRLSAEGTFEYQALLFLPSHAPMDLFYRDATRGVQLYVKRVFIMDDCEALVPEYLRFVKGVVDANDLSLNISREILQQDRQIQLIRKRLVKKVLSTVKSMQENEPEKYATFWTELGRAVKEGLLSDRDNQNAILEICSFASTHDAEKPTTLAQYLERMPEGQDAIYYATGDSRSALENSPHLEAFRAKGYEVLLLTDAVDEVWVDQVPEFEGKAFTSVARGEVDLGGDVDADVATSFEPLLSWMSTELADEVKAVRLSHRLTSSAVCLVGEPGDLTPTLEKMYRAMGQEPPSVKRTLELNPSHPLVAGLKSARDARPDDVALGETARLLYGMALLAEGGELPEPAAFVAKLSERLATALG; the protein is encoded by the coding sequence ATGTCCACCGAGACGATCGAATTCCAGGCCGAAGCCCGTCAGCTGTTGCAGCTGATGATCCACTCGATCTACTCGTCCAAGGACGTGTTCCTCCGTGAGCTCATCTCCAACGCCTCCGACGCGCTGGACAAGCTGCGGATGGCCGCCTACCAGGACAAGGATCTCGAGGCGGACGTCTCCGACCTGCACATCGAGCTCCAGATCGACACCGACGCCCGGACGCTGAGCATCCGCGACAACGGCATCGGGATGAGCCGCGACGAGGTCGTCGACCTGATCGGCACCATCGCGAAGTCCGGCACCGGCGAGCTGCTCGCGAAGCTGCGGCAGGCGCGGGAGTCCGGCACGGCCGGTGACCAGGCGACCGAGGACCTGATCGGTCAGTTCGGCGTCGGCTTCTACTCGAGCTTCATGGTCGCCGACCGGGTGACCATGGTGACCCGCAAGGCGGGGACGTCGGGCGGCGTGCAGTGGGAGTCGGCCGGTGAAGGCAGCTACACGATCGGGGAGGTCGAGGGCGCGCCGCAGGGGACGGCGGTGACGCTGCACCTCAAGGCCGAGGACGCCGAGGACGCGCTGCACGACTACGCCAACGAGTCGACGGTGCGGACCATCGTCAAGCGGTACTCGGACTTCATCACCTGGCCGATCTTGCTGGTCAACGGCGAGGAGCCGGCGCCGGCGGAGGGTGAGGAGCCGGCCGAACTGCAGCCGATCAACTCGCGGAAGGCGCTGTGGGCGCGCTCGCAGAGCGACGTCAGCGAGGAGGAGTACGCCGAGTTCTACCGGCACGTCTCCCACGACTGGCAGGAGCCGCTCGAGACGATCCGGCTGTCGGCGGAGGGGACGTTCGAGTACCAGGCGCTGCTGTTCCTGCCGAGCCACGCGCCGATGGACCTGTTCTACCGGGACGCGACGCGCGGGGTGCAGCTGTACGTCAAGCGGGTGTTCATCATGGACGACTGCGAGGCGCTGGTGCCGGAGTACCTGCGGTTCGTCAAGGGCGTGGTGGACGCGAACGACCTGTCGCTCAACATCTCCCGCGAGATCCTGCAGCAGGACCGGCAGATCCAGCTGATCCGCAAGCGGCTGGTCAAGAAGGTGCTGTCGACGGTCAAGTCGATGCAGGAGAACGAGCCGGAGAAGTACGCGACGTTCTGGACGGAGCTGGGCCGGGCGGTCAAGGAAGGCCTACTGAGCGACCGCGACAACCAGAACGCGATCCTGGAGATCTGCTCGTTCGCCTCGACGCATGATGCCGAGAAGCCGACCACGCTGGCGCAGTACCTCGAGCGGATGCCCGAGGGCCAGGACGCGATCTACTACGCGACCGGCGACTCGCGGTCGGCGCTGGAGAACTCGCCGCACCTGGAGGCGTTCCGCGCCAAGGGCTACGAGGTGCTGCTGCTGACCGACGCTGTCGACGAGGTGTGGGTCGACCAGGTGCCGGAGTTCGAGGGCAAGGCGTTCACATCGGTCGCCCGCGGTGAGGTCGACCTCGGTGGCGACGTCGATGCCGACGTGGCGACGTCGTTCGAGCCGCTGCTGAGCTGGATGTCGACGGAGCTGGCCGACGAGGTGAAGGCCGTGCGGCTGTCGCACCGGTTGACGTCGTCCGCGGTGTGTCTGGTGGGAGAGCCGGGTGACCTCACCCCGACGCTCGAGAAGATGTACCGGGCGATGGGCCAAGAGCCGCCGAGCGTGAAGCGGACGCTGGAGCTCAACCCGTCGCACCCGCTGGTTGCCGGGCTGAAGTCGGCCCGGGACGCCCGGCCGGACGATGTGGCGCTGGGGGAGACCGCCCGGCTGCTGTACGGGATGGCGCTGCTCGCCGAGGGTGGGGAGCTGCCGGAGCCGGCCGCCTTCGTGGCGAAGCTGTCAGAGCGGTTGGCCACGGCGCTGGGGTAG
- a CDS encoding ADP-ribosylglycohydrolase family protein, translating into MRLTPAQSDRAAGVLLASAAGDALGAGYEFTYPARTDTIAMIGGGPFGFAPGEWTDDTSMSIAVARVAAQGIDLRTPAGLDAVAAGFIEWYDSEPKDIGNQTRAVLSHRDRTGAEMQATAAGLDGLKGGNGSLMRTAAVGIAYLDDAEACAEAARAVSELTHVDTRAGEACQLWSHAIRHAVIHGNFDGVQDFLDRAPVDVSDYWRPLIKQAETGRPPSFPNNGWVVHALQTAWWAITSAPADDARHLQAALELAVRAGHDTDTTAAIAGALLGARWGASAVPAKWRRILHGWPGLRSRDLVVLAALTATGGSHDRDGWPGIDRLDYAANWHTSAKPVPHPHDSGVFLGGYDAVFTGKYDAVVSLCRMGSATLDADHTEFWLIDAGPRRNPNLAFLLDDAARTIQELRAEGKTVLLHCVQGLSRTPSVAARYSVLLGRNPEDVLTAMQWSHPNPELWAAAIRPPTAS; encoded by the coding sequence ATGAGACTGACCCCTGCCCAGTCCGACCGCGCCGCAGGCGTCCTCCTGGCCAGCGCCGCCGGCGATGCCCTGGGCGCGGGCTACGAGTTCACCTATCCGGCACGCACCGACACCATCGCGATGATCGGCGGCGGGCCGTTCGGTTTCGCGCCGGGCGAGTGGACCGACGACACGTCGATGTCCATCGCCGTCGCCCGGGTCGCGGCCCAGGGCATCGATCTGCGCACGCCCGCGGGCCTTGACGCCGTCGCGGCCGGGTTCATCGAGTGGTACGACTCCGAACCGAAGGACATCGGCAACCAGACCCGCGCCGTGCTGTCGCATCGCGACCGGACCGGCGCCGAGATGCAAGCCACCGCAGCCGGCCTGGACGGGCTCAAGGGCGGCAACGGATCGCTGATGCGGACCGCCGCCGTCGGTATTGCCTACCTCGACGACGCGGAGGCCTGCGCGGAAGCTGCGCGCGCCGTCAGCGAACTGACGCACGTTGATACGCGGGCCGGCGAGGCCTGCCAGCTCTGGTCGCACGCCATCCGGCACGCGGTGATCCACGGCAATTTCGACGGCGTGCAGGACTTCCTCGATCGTGCCCCGGTCGACGTCAGCGACTACTGGCGGCCGCTCATCAAGCAAGCCGAAACCGGCCGGCCGCCGAGCTTCCCGAATAACGGCTGGGTCGTGCACGCCCTGCAGACCGCGTGGTGGGCCATCACCTCCGCACCGGCCGACGATGCGCGCCATCTGCAGGCGGCCCTCGAGCTCGCCGTGCGGGCCGGCCACGACACCGACACGACGGCGGCCATCGCCGGAGCGCTGCTCGGCGCTCGCTGGGGCGCCTCCGCGGTGCCGGCGAAGTGGCGGCGCATCCTGCACGGCTGGCCGGGCCTGCGGTCTCGCGACCTGGTCGTCCTGGCCGCGCTCACGGCCACCGGCGGCAGTCACGACCGGGACGGCTGGCCCGGAATCGACCGCCTTGACTACGCGGCTAACTGGCACACTTCGGCGAAGCCGGTCCCGCACCCGCACGACAGCGGCGTCTTCCTCGGCGGCTATGACGCCGTCTTCACCGGGAAGTACGACGCCGTGGTCAGCCTCTGCCGGATGGGGTCGGCCACCCTCGACGCCGACCACACGGAGTTCTGGCTGATCGACGCCGGACCCCGCCGCAACCCCAACCTGGCCTTCCTGCTGGACGACGCCGCCCGGACCATCCAGGAGCTCCGCGCCGAGGGCAAGACCGTGCTGCTGCACTGCGTTCAAGGGCTCAGCCGCACCCCGAGCGTCGCCGCGCGGTACTCGGTCCTGCTGGGCCGCAACCCGGAGGACGTCCTCACCGCCATGCAATGGTCACACCCCAACCCGGAGCTGTGGGCGGCCGCGATCCGACCGCCCACAGCGTCCTGA
- a CDS encoding DUF262 domain-containing protein: MPFESPDVPLGDLLRQVASGKIQLPDFQREWKWDSDRVASLIASVAQGHPVGVVMTLEVGGSDVHFAPKPLSGVKGSLASPEQLLLDGQQRTTSLYQALMSGEPVDTKDAREKKISRWYYIDMKVALAPDSDLQDAVVAVPADRMIRDNFGRDVIIDYSSTQLECAAEMFPAGIIFDQAALNQWMVTYLQLETNGMPERLIRWTAFQNRVLKEIADYKVPVIRLTKGTSKEAVCTVFEKVNTGGVPLNVFELLTATFASENFRLKDDWNDRRARLDTRAVLRSVENTDFLQVVSLLATRDKRERHLAAGRPPADAPGISCKRRDILRLSLTDYTKWAEPVTNAFEWCYEFLSQEHFFRADDLPYRTQLVPLAACRVILGVRAEEHGKRALIRRWFWSGVLGEMYGGSTETRFARDVEQMKPWLEGGSEPGTVSEANFRAARLLTLKTRNSAAYKGVYALLMQSDCLDWIKHQPMNMSSFFGYKIDIHHIFPKAWCAKNDIDHNRQESIVNKTAISYDTNRIIGAKDPADYVTVLEKRASVDQVVMDEVIKTHLIDPGALRAGDFNAFFSARRSALIALISDAMGKSVVEDPVNEAAEVMQYEPEADDTTDDELVQDERSPLVEIPNSQEH, from the coding sequence ATGCCGTTCGAAAGCCCAGATGTGCCGTTGGGGGATCTGCTCAGGCAGGTTGCTTCAGGTAAGATTCAACTCCCCGATTTCCAACGTGAATGGAAGTGGGATTCCGACCGAGTCGCCAGCCTCATCGCGAGCGTCGCGCAGGGACATCCGGTCGGAGTGGTCATGACGCTGGAAGTCGGAGGGAGCGACGTCCACTTCGCACCCAAGCCCCTGTCGGGAGTAAAAGGCAGTCTCGCATCACCCGAGCAGCTACTTCTGGACGGCCAACAGCGGACGACGTCGCTCTACCAGGCACTGATGTCTGGAGAACCGGTGGACACGAAGGACGCGCGAGAGAAGAAGATCTCGCGGTGGTACTACATCGACATGAAGGTTGCACTAGCTCCAGACAGCGACCTCCAGGACGCTGTCGTCGCAGTTCCTGCAGACCGAATGATACGAGACAATTTCGGCCGGGATGTGATCATTGACTATTCGTCGACGCAGCTCGAGTGTGCCGCTGAGATGTTCCCAGCAGGGATCATCTTCGATCAAGCCGCGCTCAACCAATGGATGGTCACCTACCTCCAGCTGGAAACAAACGGTATGCCAGAACGTTTGATTCGGTGGACGGCTTTCCAGAACCGCGTGTTGAAAGAGATCGCGGACTACAAAGTGCCGGTCATCAGGTTGACCAAAGGCACGTCCAAAGAAGCCGTGTGCACTGTCTTCGAGAAGGTCAACACCGGGGGCGTTCCGCTCAATGTGTTCGAACTGCTGACCGCGACCTTCGCCAGCGAAAACTTTCGGCTCAAGGACGATTGGAACGATCGGCGAGCCCGACTGGACACGCGGGCCGTACTGCGTTCTGTCGAGAACACGGATTTCCTACAGGTTGTCTCGCTCCTCGCCACCAGAGACAAGCGAGAACGACACCTCGCTGCGGGGCGCCCGCCAGCTGATGCCCCTGGCATCTCCTGCAAGCGGCGCGACATCCTCCGATTGAGCCTGACTGATTACACCAAGTGGGCAGAGCCGGTCACCAATGCATTCGAGTGGTGCTACGAGTTCCTCTCTCAGGAGCACTTCTTCCGGGCTGACGATCTCCCCTATCGGACGCAGCTGGTTCCGCTGGCTGCTTGTCGAGTGATCTTGGGGGTCAGAGCCGAAGAGCATGGCAAGCGAGCCCTGATCAGGCGTTGGTTCTGGTCCGGCGTCTTGGGCGAGATGTACGGCGGCTCCACGGAAACCCGCTTCGCTCGAGACGTCGAGCAGATGAAGCCGTGGCTCGAGGGAGGAAGTGAACCCGGGACCGTGTCGGAGGCAAACTTCCGAGCCGCCCGACTCTTGACGCTGAAAACACGGAACAGCGCAGCTTACAAGGGGGTCTATGCCCTCCTGATGCAGTCAGACTGTCTCGACTGGATCAAACACCAACCGATGAACATGTCGTCGTTCTTCGGGTACAAGATCGACATCCATCACATCTTCCCGAAAGCGTGGTGCGCAAAGAACGACATCGATCACAACCGGCAAGAGAGCATCGTCAACAAAACCGCCATTTCCTACGACACCAACAGGATCATCGGCGCCAAGGATCCCGCTGATTATGTCACAGTCCTCGAGAAGCGAGCATCTGTCGACCAGGTTGTCATGGATGAAGTCATCAAGACGCACCTCATCGACCCGGGGGCTTTGCGGGCCGGCGACTTCAACGCGTTCTTCTCCGCTCGGCGCTCGGCGTTGATCGCACTCATCTCTGATGCGATGGGCAAGAGCGTGGTGGAGGATCCGGTCAATGAAGCAGCCGAAGTGATGCAGTACGAACCCGAGGCCGACGACACCACCGACGACGAGCTGGTGCAGGACGAGCGATCACCGCTTGTCGAGATTCCGAACAGCCAGGAACACTGA
- a CDS encoding DNA (cytosine-5-)-methyltransferase: MPAQPLQTLSLFSGIGGIEVGLAEAGAAEISGFVDSWASARSVLTDRFPGVPVGTDVSELENLGGADLVTAGFPCTDLSQAGRTRGLAGDASSLVLKVLELVDRDRPAWLMLENVPNLLHLGGGSAISPIVDSLEDSGYSWAYRVVDSRFTGLAQRRRRVILLASNVRDPAPMLLAEDSGPPVGDQGVTAYGFSWTEGNRGVGWAPGAVPTIKGGTTQRVASPPAVWLPGAELRHQIVRPSIESVEVLQGFSPGWTSVAPVRDRWKLVGNAVSTRVARWVADRLALRDRPIDSVWPEELLVDGARWPSAARGADGKRWKVIASEYPQTPSSGEHQDLLTVLKTHGAQPLSLRATKGFRDRLIRSRLTFSDEFLASLNDHIVAYSDDRSSG, from the coding sequence ATGCCAGCTCAGCCCCTTCAGACCCTGTCGCTGTTCAGCGGCATCGGCGGTATCGAGGTTGGGTTGGCGGAAGCCGGGGCAGCCGAGATCAGCGGATTTGTCGACAGTTGGGCCTCTGCGCGGTCCGTGCTCACGGACCGATTCCCAGGTGTCCCTGTAGGTACTGACGTTTCCGAACTCGAAAATCTCGGAGGCGCAGATCTGGTCACGGCCGGGTTCCCTTGTACCGATCTCAGTCAGGCAGGCCGTACGCGGGGTCTCGCCGGGGACGCCTCCAGCCTGGTTTTGAAGGTCCTCGAGCTGGTAGACCGCGATCGCCCAGCCTGGCTGATGCTCGAGAACGTCCCGAATCTGCTTCATCTCGGTGGGGGCAGTGCCATATCGCCGATCGTCGATTCTCTCGAGGACAGCGGCTACTCATGGGCGTACAGGGTGGTGGACAGCCGGTTCACCGGTCTGGCACAGCGGAGGAGGCGCGTGATCCTCCTGGCTTCGAACGTACGTGATCCTGCACCGATGTTGCTGGCCGAGGATTCTGGTCCGCCCGTTGGCGATCAGGGGGTGACTGCCTACGGATTCTCGTGGACGGAAGGTAACCGGGGTGTCGGTTGGGCACCCGGTGCTGTACCGACGATCAAGGGCGGTACAACGCAGAGGGTCGCGAGCCCGCCGGCTGTGTGGCTCCCCGGTGCGGAGCTGCGTCATCAGATCGTCCGACCGAGCATCGAGTCGGTGGAGGTCCTTCAGGGGTTCTCACCGGGGTGGACGTCCGTGGCGCCAGTGCGGGACAGATGGAAGTTGGTCGGCAATGCCGTCAGTACGCGCGTCGCGAGGTGGGTCGCTGATCGGCTTGCGCTTCGGGACCGTCCGATCGACTCCGTCTGGCCAGAAGAACTGCTCGTCGACGGGGCCAGGTGGCCGAGCGCGGCCCGCGGCGCTGATGGCAAACGTTGGAAGGTGATCGCATCTGAGTACCCCCAAACGCCCAGCTCAGGAGAGCATCAAGATCTCCTGACGGTGCTGAAGACGCATGGCGCTCAGCCGCTCTCGCTCCGTGCCACCAAGGGATTCCGCGACAGACTGATCCGGAGCCGGCTGACTTTCTCTGACGAGTTCTTGGCTTCCTTGAACGATCACATCGTTGCCTACTCTGACGATCGATCTTCGGGATAG